GACTTCAACCTGGGGCTGAACAACAACTTCAGCTACAAGAACTTTTCACTCGGCTTCCTGTTGCAGGCGCGTATCGGCGGCGATATCTTCTCCGCTTCGCACCAGTACGGAACAGGCCGCGGTACCGTGGAAAGCACACTGGCTGGTCGTGATGCGGCAAGCGGCGGCCTGGCATGGACGGATAACGAAGGCCGCGCGCGCAACGACGGCATGATCCCGGATGGTGTGTTCGCTGACGGTACAACGATCCGGACACCTTCCGGCGCAGAGCAGGAAGTAGGAGGGATGACCTACCAGGAAGCATACGAAGCCGGTTATGTGAAGCCGCTGTCTCCCTACAACTACTATAGCATGATCGGGGACTGGGGCATCGGCATCCGCGAAGCTTCTGTGTTCGATGCTTCCTATGTGGCATTGCGGGAAGTTTCTGTAGGGTACACTTTCCCGGCAAAGATGGTAGAGCGCTGGAAGCTGACGAAAGCCCGTGTGTTGCTGGTAGGCCGTAACCTCGGTTACCTCTACAACAACCTGCCGGACGATATCAACCCGGAAAGTCTGCGTAACAACAAGACCAGCGCCTTCTCCGAATATGGCGGCGCTCCCTTTGTGCGCAATATGGCGCTGACCGTACAACTTGGTTTCTAATTTTTCAAAAGGAAGACGATGAATATTAAACATAAAACAGGGATCGGTGTACTGGCGATGGCAATTTTTGCAGGCGCCTGTACCAAGGATTTTTCCGAATACAATACAGACCCGGAAGTGGCGCCCACGCTGCCCCCGGAGTACATGATCACCACCTCCCAGAAAGCGATGGTAGACCGGGATTTTGAGTGGTTCTATGATAACTACCAGTACCTGATGCGCTGGATGCAGTTCACCGTTGCTTACCCGAACGGCAATGCCGCAGGGATGTACGGTCCGCAGAACGTGAACGGTTACTATTCCGCTTTTTACACCACTATCGGGCGCAACCTGGTGGAGATCGAGAAAATGGTGAATGCGATGCCGGAGGAAAACCGCGGCGTGTACCGCAACCTGGTGGCTATCGCTAAAGTGCATAAGGTGTTCGCGGCCTTCCGCGTAACGGATGTGAACGGCTCTATTCCATATTCCGAAGCGCTCAGCGCCCGGGAAACCGGCAATTTCACGCCGGTGTATGACAACCAGGAGGCGCTGTTCGAACAGTTCGATACTGAACTGAAAGCAGCAGTGGATTCCCTGCTGAAACCCGCTGCCGGGCAGGTTACGTACAAAGGGTATGACATTTTTTACGATGGCGATGCAGCCAAATGGGTAAAAGCAGCGAATGTGCTTCGCCTGAAAATTGCCATGCGTCTGCTGAAACGGGATGAGGACAAGGTGAGGACGATCGCTGCGGAAGTGCTGGCCAGTCCTGCCGGGCTTTTTGCCTCCAATGCGGATGAATGGAAATTCGTTTCCGGCGGTGATGGCAACTTTGCCCGCGGCGGTAACTGGAATGCGCAGGGCAATGCCTCCAGGGCCGCGAAAAACGTGATCGACTTCCTGCAGGAAACAGGCGATCCCCGCCTGGCCCTGTTCTTCAAGAAGAATGAAATGACGGAAGCGAACTTCAACCGCCTGAAGAACGGCGGCGCATTTCCGGCCACAGCGGTATATAACCCGGATCAGTACGTAGGCGTACCGGCCAGTCCGGATGCGGTGAACGAACCCGCCACCAGCAGGTTGTACGGAACCAAAACGTACCAGATCACCGAAAACGGCGAGTCCGTATCCGTGAACGTTGATACCCTGTCACAGTTCCAGAACCGCCTGTTCGATCTGAACTCGGACGGGAATGGTGCGGGCAGTTATACGCAGCCGATGCTGACCTATGCAGAGATGTGCTTTATGCTGTCAGAACTGGCCGTGAGAGGCATTGTGGGTGAGAACGCGCAGCTGTGGTATGAGAACGGCGTGAAAGCATCCATCGCGGCATATGATGCGATGGCCGACGCGGCAAACATTGTTGATTACACGGCGGTAACACCTGCGGCAGTGACGGCATACCTGGCGGAGCCGGAGATCGCGTTCACGGGAACGGTGGAGCAGCAACTGGAGAAGATCGGGGTACAGAACTTCCTGAACCACTTCAAGTCTCCCTGGGAGGCATGGGGTTCCTGGAAACGTACCGGTTATCCGAAGGTCGGCGGCATCCTTCCGATGGAGGCGGTGCGGATCGATGGTACAGTGCCTGCGATCCCGCGCCGTTGGGAACTGCCGGTGCCGCATACCAGCAACATGTCCAATTACAATCAAGCCATATCTGAAATGCAGGCAGGAGGGGAATACGGTACGCCTAACCAGCTGACCGGAAGAGTTTGGTGGGATAAGGAATAGTGCTGAAGCATGTTTATGAAAGAAGAAAAACTCCGGGGTGTACCCGGAGTTTTTTGCGTTTTGACTATTGTAACAACGCCTTGATCTCGCTCAGCTTCAGCAGCGCCTCTACGGGCGTCAGCCGGTTGATGTCCACCGAATCCAGCTTTTCGCGTATATCCTTGAACGTATCGCTGTGCGCATCGAAAATGCTCAGCTGTACTTTCTGCGGTTTGGCGGCGATCTGTTCCATCGGTGATTCAATGTGCTGGCTTTCGAGCTGGGAGAGTATCTCGTTGGCCCGGTCAATCAGCTGCGGCGGCATACCGGCGATCTTCGCCACATGGATACCGAAGCTGTGGCGGCTGCCGCCGGGTGCGAGCTTGCGCAGGAAGATGATCTTGTTGCCCACTTCCTTGTTGGTGATGTGGAAGTTCTTTACACGGGCATGCGTGTTCTCCAGTTCGTTCAGCTCATGATAGTGTGTGGCAAACAGTGTTTTGGGCCGGTGAGCCGTCATGTCGTGCAGGTATTCCACAATGCTCCAGGCGATGGAAATACCGTCGTATGTGCTGGTACCGCGGCCGATCTCATCGAGGATGATAAGGCTGCGGGGGCTGATATTGTTGATGATGCTGGCGGTTTCGTTCATCTCCACCATGAAGGTGCTCTCGCCGCCGCTGAGGTTATCGGATGCGCCTACGCGGGTAAATATCTTGTCGGTCAGCCCGATCTCCGCGGATGCGGCGGGAACGAAGCTGCCGATATGCGCCATCAATGTGATCAGCGCCGTCTGCCGCAGCAGTGCGGATTTACCGCTCATGTTGGGCCCGGTCAGGATGATGACCTGCTGTTCGTCCTGGTGCAGCAGCATATCATTCGTCACATAATTTTCTCCCGGCGGCAGTCCCTGTTCGATCACCGGATGGCGGCCATCTTTGATATCGATATGAAAAGCATCGTTGACTACAGGGCGGCGGTATTTGAATTGCACGGCATTGTGCGCGAAGCACAGCAGGCAGTCCAGTTTCGCCAGCGCCTGCGCATCCCGCTGTATAGGCTGGATGTATTCCTGCAAAGCAAGCAGCAATGCATCGTACAGTTGCATTTCCAGTACCAGTATCTTGTCTTCCGCGCCGGTGATCTTCTCTTCATATTCTTTCAGTTCCGGCGTGATGTACCTTTCGGCATTGGCGAGCGTCTGTTTGCGGATCCAGTTGGGCGGTACCTTATGCTTGTGCGAATTGGTCACCTCCAGGTAGTATCCGAACACGTTGTTGAAAGCCACTTTAAGCGAAGGGATGCCCGTGGCTTCGGATTCCTGCTGCTGGATGCGCAGCAGGTATTCCTTTCCCGAGGTGGCGATGGCCCGGAGCTTGTCCAGCTCCTCATGCACACCTTCCCGTATCACGCCGCCCTTGTTGGCGAGCACGGGCGGGTTGTCCGACACTTCCGCCAGTATCTTTTCCAAGATCGTATCGCAGGGGTCCATCTGCTCCTGCAGTTGCTGCAGGTACGGGTTGTCGGAATCCGACAATATCTTTTTGATCTCTGTGACCTGTTGCAGGGCTCTGGCCAGCTGCATCACTTCACGGGGATTGATCTTTTTCAGGGGGATCTTGGATACCACTCTTTCGAGATCGCCCACCACCTTGAGGTGTTGCTGCAAGGCGCGGGTACGGTCGGCTTCGCGGATGAGGGTCTCCACGGCATCCAGCCTTTCATTGATGCGTGCGATATCTCTCAGCGGGAAAACGATCCAGCGTTTGAGCAGGCGCGCGCCCATGGGGGAGAGGGTGTTATCCAGCGTGCCGATCAGGGTCTTTCCCTGTTCTACGGTGCTTTGCAACAGTTCCAGGTTACGGATGGTGAAGCGGTCCATCCACAGGAAATCTTCCTGGTCTATCCGCTGCAGAGCGGTAATATGCTGGAGATTGGGATGCTCGGTATCTTTCAGGTAATGCATGGTGGCCCCGGCGGCAACGATGCCGTCCGACATGTCTTCCACGCCGAAACCTTTCAGGGAGTGCGTCTCGAAATGTTTGTGCAGGATCTCGCGGGCGTAGGTATTGGTGAAGATCCATTCTTCGAGGGTGTAGGTGTAGAAGCGGGAGCCGAAGGTCTGCCGGAAATGCTTCTGCTGTTGCTTGGCAAAGATGACCTCGGCGGGGCGGAAGCTCTGCAGGAGCTTGTCCACATACTCCACGCTGCCCTGCGCGATATAGAACTCGCCGGTGGAGATATCCAGGAAAGCCACGCCCAGGTTCGTCTGTCCGAAATGAACGGCGGCGAGGAAGTTGTTGTGGCTGTTATCCAGCAGTTTGTCGTTAACGGCCACACCGGGCGTGACCATTTCGGTGACGCCGCGTTTTACAATGCCTTTGACGGTCTTGGGGTCTTCCAGCTGATCGCAGATGGCTACGCGATGCCCGGCTTTCACGAGTTTGTGAAGGTAGGTGTCCAGCGAGTGGTGCGGGAACCCTGCGAGATCAACATAGGAAGCGCTGCCATTGGCTCTTTTGGTCAGCACAATACCCAGTACTCTGGAAGCGATGACCGCATCTTCATTGAATGTTTCATAAAAATCGCCCACACGGAACAGCAGCACCGCATCAGGATACCTGGCTTTGATAGCCTTATGCTGCGTCATCAGGGGCGTTTCTTCCGATTTACTTTTAGCCATGCGGCAAATATAAGAAGCCAGCCGCTCCATCGGTAATAAATTTGCCAACCTTCAACTATCTTTGCAGGATGCGCAAGTTGAATATGGATGAACTGGGCCGCAAAACGGTGGCCGAATTCAAGGCAGCGGACAAAACGCCGCTGGTGCTGGTGCTGGATAATGTGCGGAGCATGCACAATGTAGGCTCGGTATTCAGAACGGCGGATGCTTTTCTGCTGCAGGGCATTGTGCTTTGCGGGTACACGCCTGTGCCCCCGCACCGGGATATTCAGAAAACCGCGCTGGGCGCTACCGAAACGGTGGAGTGGCAGTATTTTGCGACTACGGCGGAAGCCGTCGGTGCGCTGAAACAGGAAGGATATACCGTGATGGCCATTGAACAGGCCGTACAAAGTGAGAAACTGGATGTTTTCCGCCCCTCCGGCGCTCCGCTGGCGCTGGTATTCGGCAATGAGGTAGCGGGGGTGGACAGTGAAGTGATGAAAATGGTGGACGGCTGTATAGAGATACCGCAATCCGGCATGAAACACTCGCTGAATATTGCTGTCAGCACCGGTATTGTGGTGTGGGACCTCTTTTGTAAATTGAAACCGTAAACTGATCATATGGCCTCTGCA
This genomic stretch from Chitinophaga sp. XS-30 harbors:
- a CDS encoding SusD/RagB family nutrient-binding outer membrane lipoprotein, which codes for MNIKHKTGIGVLAMAIFAGACTKDFSEYNTDPEVAPTLPPEYMITTSQKAMVDRDFEWFYDNYQYLMRWMQFTVAYPNGNAAGMYGPQNVNGYYSAFYTTIGRNLVEIEKMVNAMPEENRGVYRNLVAIAKVHKVFAAFRVTDVNGSIPYSEALSARETGNFTPVYDNQEALFEQFDTELKAAVDSLLKPAAGQVTYKGYDIFYDGDAAKWVKAANVLRLKIAMRLLKRDEDKVRTIAAEVLASPAGLFASNADEWKFVSGGDGNFARGGNWNAQGNASRAAKNVIDFLQETGDPRLALFFKKNEMTEANFNRLKNGGAFPATAVYNPDQYVGVPASPDAVNEPATSRLYGTKTYQITENGESVSVNVDTLSQFQNRLFDLNSDGNGAGSYTQPMLTYAEMCFMLSELAVRGIVGENAQLWYENGVKASIAAYDAMADAANIVDYTAVTPAAVTAYLAEPEIAFTGTVEQQLEKIGVQNFLNHFKSPWEAWGSWKRTGYPKVGGILPMEAVRIDGTVPAIPRRWELPVPHTSNMSNYNQAISEMQAGGEYGTPNQLTGRVWWDKE
- the mutS gene encoding DNA mismatch repair protein MutS, which translates into the protein MAKSKSEETPLMTQHKAIKARYPDAVLLFRVGDFYETFNEDAVIASRVLGIVLTKRANGSASYVDLAGFPHHSLDTYLHKLVKAGHRVAICDQLEDPKTVKGIVKRGVTEMVTPGVAVNDKLLDNSHNNFLAAVHFGQTNLGVAFLDISTGEFYIAQGSVEYVDKLLQSFRPAEVIFAKQQQKHFRQTFGSRFYTYTLEEWIFTNTYAREILHKHFETHSLKGFGVEDMSDGIVAAGATMHYLKDTEHPNLQHITALQRIDQEDFLWMDRFTIRNLELLQSTVEQGKTLIGTLDNTLSPMGARLLKRWIVFPLRDIARINERLDAVETLIREADRTRALQQHLKVVGDLERVVSKIPLKKINPREVMQLARALQQVTEIKKILSDSDNPYLQQLQEQMDPCDTILEKILAEVSDNPPVLANKGGVIREGVHEELDKLRAIATSGKEYLLRIQQQESEATGIPSLKVAFNNVFGYYLEVTNSHKHKVPPNWIRKQTLANAERYITPELKEYEEKITGAEDKILVLEMQLYDALLLALQEYIQPIQRDAQALAKLDCLLCFAHNAVQFKYRRPVVNDAFHIDIKDGRHPVIEQGLPPGENYVTNDMLLHQDEQQVIILTGPNMSGKSALLRQTALITLMAHIGSFVPAASAEIGLTDKIFTRVGASDNLSGGESTFMVEMNETASIINNISPRSLIILDEIGRGTSTYDGISIAWSIVEYLHDMTAHRPKTLFATHYHELNELENTHARVKNFHITNKEVGNKIIFLRKLAPGGSRHSFGIHVAKIAGMPPQLIDRANEILSQLESQHIESPMEQIAAKPQKVQLSIFDAHSDTFKDIREKLDSVDINRLTPVEALLKLSEIKALLQ
- a CDS encoding RNA methyltransferase, with translation MRKLNMDELGRKTVAEFKAADKTPLVLVLDNVRSMHNVGSVFRTADAFLLQGIVLCGYTPVPPHRDIQKTALGATETVEWQYFATTAEAVGALKQEGYTVMAIEQAVQSEKLDVFRPSGAPLALVFGNEVAGVDSEVMKMVDGCIEIPQSGMKHSLNIAVSTGIVVWDLFCKLKP